One genomic window of Evansella cellulosilytica DSM 2522 includes the following:
- a CDS encoding type II toxin-antitoxin system SpoIISA family toxin, with translation MDEFFLGYFLLIIAFLICSLIYYGFRSDLFIENLGVIRKGFYVLFIVLLCVGFLYEAIDYTNWKLILQLTVFIIFIDIAVFQTPNMLKFWSGDQTKSEYIEKTIKKNEETLGYNTRKVEKFMEVIQYSSFHFYNKTTPDSKDKYISNLKDYIRLYTDTFQFHISIFPFEVTGNDDELKESVRQTFSNVEKCYNYIIEDISERENIISSLSSGKSMMLKQDKLFIVSYFGEQYNLLICIKSEDVSVDGIDASHVINLAHIFDWWMVE, from the coding sequence ATGGACGAGTTTTTTTTAGGTTATTTTCTTCTGATAATCGCATTTTTAATATGTAGCCTAATATATTATGGATTCAGAAGTGACCTATTTATTGAAAATTTAGGAGTAATTCGTAAAGGTTTTTATGTGTTATTTATCGTATTACTTTGTGTAGGTTTTTTATACGAAGCAATCGATTATACAAATTGGAAACTAATATTACAATTAACAGTTTTTATTATATTTATTGATATAGCAGTGTTTCAAACACCAAATATGTTGAAATTTTGGAGTGGGGATCAAACGAAGAGTGAGTATATTGAGAAAACAATAAAAAAGAACGAAGAAACATTAGGGTACAACACGAGGAAAGTAGAAAAGTTTATGGAAGTAATCCAGTATAGTTCCTTTCACTTCTATAATAAAACCACTCCTGATTCCAAAGATAAGTACATTAGTAATTTAAAGGATTATATCAGACTTTATACAGATACTTTTCAGTTTCATATTAGTATTTTTCCTTTTGAGGTAACTGGAAATGATGATGAGTTAAAAGAAAGTGTTAGACAAACCTTTAGTAATGTTGAAAAATGCTATAACTATATCATCGAAGATATATCTGAACGTGAAAATATTATCTCTTCTTTAAGCAGCGGTAAAAGTATGATGCTAAAGCAAGATAAGTTATTTATAGTTAGTTACTTTGGAGAGCAATATAACTTATTAATTTGTATAAAGTCAGAGGACGTTTCAGTAGATGGTATAGATGCTTCGCACGTGATCAATCTAGCGCATATTTTTGATTGGTGGATGGTGGAATAA